One Astyanax mexicanus isolate ESR-SI-001 chromosome 3, AstMex3_surface, whole genome shotgun sequence genomic region harbors:
- the polr1h gene encoding DNA-directed RNA polymerase I subunit RPA12: MSCFQGDINFCPECGNILPVPGIQNTITCPRCSFDIPASGFAGQVIKSSVVFNPLVQSSTTVESEEDSELKGPVVDRRCSRCNKEGMVYHTRQMRSADEGQTVFFTCIHCRHQEKEDS; encoded by the exons ATGTCTTGCTTCCAAGGAGATATAAACTTCTGTCCTGAATGTGGTAATATTCTACCAGTCCCTGGAATTCAGAATACCATTACATGTCCTCGGTGCTCATTCGACATTCCTGCCAGTG gtTTTGCTGGGCAGGTTATCAAGTCATCTGTAGTATTTAATCCGTTGGTGCAGAGTTCTACTACTGTGGAGAGTGAGGAGGATTCTGAACTAAAAGGCCCTGTG GTGGACAGAAGGTGTTCACGCTGCAATAAAGAAGGAATGGTATACCACACAAGGCAAATGAGATCAGCAGATGAAGGCCAAACGGTGTTTTTCACGTGTATTCACTGCAG GCACCAAGAGAAGGAAGATTCATGA